A DNA window from Vicia villosa cultivar HV-30 ecotype Madison, WI unplaced genomic scaffold, Vvil1.0 ctg.002501F_1_1, whole genome shotgun sequence contains the following coding sequences:
- the LOC131639007 gene encoding T-complex protein 1 subunit alpha-like: MPSHCKHRQNLIRSRRSVDKIRDSHLLHIHIPFIFHFATILKMLEVEHLAAKVLVELAELQDRDVGDGTTSVVIVAARLLKRANDLVRNKIHPTSIISGYRIACYARGL; this comes from the exons ATGCCAAGCCATTGCAAACATCGTCAAAACCTCATTAGATCCCGTCGGTCTGTCGACAAG atccgtgaTTCTCATCTTCTTCACATTCATATTCCTTTCATTTTTCACTTTGCTACCATACTCAAGATGCTCGAAGTTGAACATCTTGCTGCTAAG gttTTGGTTGAGCTTGCTGAACTtcaggatagagacgttggagatGGTACTACTTCCGTCGTCATTGTAGCTGCAAGGCTTCTTAAA AGAGCAAATGATCTTGTTAGGAATAAGATTCATCCAACCTCAATTATAAGTGGCTATAGG ATAGCTTGCTATGCGAGAGGCTTATAA